Proteins encoded in a region of the Candidatus Nanosynbacter sp. HMT-352 genome:
- a CDS encoding aminoacyl--tRNA ligase-related protein: MTQLFTRTLKQAPAGEVARNAQLLIRAGYVHKTMAGVYSFLPLGLRVLENIKQIVREEMNKIDSQELTMSTLQRKDLWEETGRWSDELVDVWFKSKLQDGTDVGFGWTHEEPIVDLLRNYLKSYKDLPISVYQFQNKLRNELRAKSGIMRGREFVMKDMYSIHDSKESLDSYYNSVIEAYKRCYDRFGIGDETYVTFASGGAFTKFSHEFQTICDAGEDYIYLHRGKNIAVNEEILDEAIEELGVDRSELEKVKTAEVGNIFNFGTQKSEEMKLVFTDAEGKERYAYMGSYGIGITRVMGVIVEKFADDRGLVWPENIAPFKFHVVAIGEKGQELAGKFYDELANGGVDALLDDRDERPGVKFADAELMGLPWRITIGDRAIDGDGLFELTERATGETRKMDYQQLIDFCLNR, translated from the coding sequence ATGACACAACTTTTTACTAGAACTTTGAAGCAGGCGCCAGCGGGCGAAGTTGCGCGAAATGCTCAGCTTTTGATTCGTGCTGGCTACGTGCATAAAACAATGGCGGGTGTTTATTCGTTTTTACCGCTTGGGTTAAGGGTTCTTGAGAATATCAAGCAAATTGTTCGCGAGGAAATGAATAAAATTGACAGTCAAGAATTGACTATGAGTACTTTGCAGCGTAAGGATTTATGGGAAGAAACTGGCCGCTGGAGTGATGAATTGGTCGATGTTTGGTTTAAGTCTAAGTTGCAAGACGGCACAGATGTTGGCTTTGGTTGGACGCACGAGGAGCCGATTGTCGATCTTCTTCGCAATTACTTAAAGAGCTACAAAGATTTGCCAATTAGCGTTTATCAATTCCAGAACAAATTGCGAAACGAACTTCGCGCTAAGAGTGGAATTATGCGTGGTCGTGAATTTGTGATGAAGGATATGTATTCAATTCACGATAGCAAAGAGAGTTTGGATAGTTACTACAATTCAGTCATTGAGGCATATAAGCGTTGTTATGACCGATTTGGAATTGGCGATGAAACATATGTGACGTTTGCTTCTGGCGGCGCTTTTACGAAGTTTAGCCATGAGTTTCAGACGATTTGCGATGCTGGTGAGGATTATATTTATCTTCATCGCGGTAAAAATATCGCTGTTAATGAAGAAATTTTGGACGAGGCAATTGAGGAGCTCGGCGTTGATCGTAGTGAGTTGGAAAAGGTGAAAACTGCCGAAGTTGGCAATATCTTTAATTTCGGTACGCAGAAATCCGAAGAAATGAAGTTGGTATTTACTGATGCCGAAGGTAAAGAGCGATACGCTTACATGGGAAGTTATGGCATTGGAATTACGCGAGTTATGGGCGTGATTGTTGAGAAATTTGCCGATGATAGAGGGCTGGTTTGGCCGGAAAATATTGCGCCGTTTAAGTTCCATGTCGTTGCAATTGGTGAAAAAGGGCAGGAACTAGCAGGTAAGTTTTATGACGAGTTGGCTAATGGCGGCGTCGATGCACTACTTGATGATCGCGACGAGCGTCCAGGCGTGAAATTTGCCGATGCTGAACTTATGGGCTTGCCGTGGCGGATAACGATTGGCGATCGAGCGATTGACGGCGATGGCTTATTTGAATTGACGGAACGAGCAACTGGTGAAACGCGAAAAATGGATTATCAGCAATTGATAGATTTTTGCTTGAATCGGTAA
- the greA gene encoding transcription elongation factor GreA codes for MKKTYQITEAGKADLEKELAELKGRRGEIAEKIAAARDFGDLSENAEYDAAREEQGLLETRILEIEDILQNAEIIKSNGNSSVGLGSTVELQCPERTVSYTVVGPVEADPLAGRISDQSPIGKELIGKKIGDEVTIKTPKAEITYIIKSIS; via the coding sequence ATGAAAAAAACTTATCAAATTACAGAAGCTGGGAAGGCTGATTTAGAAAAAGAATTAGCAGAATTGAAGGGGCGACGCGGTGAGATTGCTGAAAAAATTGCAGCAGCGCGAGATTTTGGCGACTTGAGTGAAAACGCGGAATACGACGCTGCGCGCGAAGAGCAAGGCTTGCTGGAAACACGAATTTTGGAAATTGAAGATATTTTGCAGAACGCCGAAATTATTAAATCCAACGGTAACTCAAGCGTTGGCTTGGGCAGTACAGTCGAATTGCAGTGCCCAGAAAGAACTGTATCTTACACGGTGGTTGGACCAGTTGAAGCCGATCCGTTGGCTGGACGAATCTCAGATCAGTCACCAATTGGTAAGGAATTGATTGGTAAGAAAATTGGTGACGAAGTGACGATTAAAACGCCAAAAGCCGAAATTACCTACATTATTAAGTCGATATCTTAA
- a CDS encoding lysine--tRNA ligase, whose product MATLQDYRNERLRKLETLRQLGIEPYPAKSERTHTCAEVLSKYDELAGKEVVVAGRVASIRSFGKLAFIKLRDQSGDVQLYLQRDDVAELDAARGVLGMKQLKLLDTGDFIEAKGVMTTTQTGEKSVGVRELRLLTKSLRPMPEKLENKEERLRRRYVDMNVNPEVRERFVRRSKFWQATRDYLNSHGFIEINVPVLEHTTGGADANPFVTHMDALGDQQFYLRISHELPLKRLIGAGFEKVYDLGPRFRNENYSDEHLPEHIAMEWYAAYWDWKQGMRFMESMYKDVLQKTFGTLQFQLGKFNVDMSGEWEVWDYAEVIRKHYGIDVYNTTIEEVAAKLKEHNLEVEKTDSIPRSIDKLWKNIRKDVAGPVWLVNTPKFISPLSKTNPENPETVERFQPVIAGSELGNGFSELNDPIDQLNRFLEQQQMRDAGDEEAMMLDIDYVEMLEYGMPPACGWGYSERVFWIFEGVTAREGVPFPQLKSEIDETTRAIYPQVNL is encoded by the coding sequence ATGGCTACACTTCAAGATTATCGCAATGAACGACTACGAAAACTGGAAACATTACGTCAATTAGGCATTGAACCATATCCAGCAAAATCAGAACGAACTCATACTTGTGCTGAGGTTTTGTCTAAGTATGATGAGCTAGCTGGTAAGGAAGTTGTTGTTGCAGGTCGTGTGGCGTCTATTCGCAGTTTTGGTAAATTGGCATTTATTAAATTACGTGATCAATCTGGTGATGTGCAACTTTACTTGCAACGTGATGACGTGGCGGAATTAGACGCTGCGCGCGGTGTGCTTGGAATGAAGCAACTTAAATTGCTAGATACGGGCGATTTTATTGAGGCGAAGGGCGTGATGACCACGACGCAAACAGGCGAAAAATCTGTTGGTGTACGCGAACTTAGATTGTTGACTAAATCGTTGAGGCCAATGCCGGAAAAATTAGAGAATAAGGAAGAGCGCTTGCGCCGACGTTATGTTGATATGAATGTCAATCCTGAAGTTCGCGAGCGATTCGTTCGTCGAAGTAAGTTTTGGCAAGCAACGCGAGATTATTTGAATAGTCATGGTTTCATCGAGATTAATGTTCCTGTTTTGGAGCACACCACTGGCGGTGCGGACGCGAACCCATTTGTGACGCATATGGATGCACTGGGTGATCAACAGTTTTATTTGCGAATTAGCCACGAGTTGCCGTTAAAGCGACTGATTGGTGCTGGATTTGAAAAAGTTTATGATCTCGGTCCGCGTTTTCGCAATGAAAATTATTCGGACGAGCATCTGCCAGAGCATATCGCCATGGAGTGGTACGCGGCTTACTGGGACTGGAAGCAGGGAATGCGTTTCATGGAGTCGATGTATAAAGATGTGCTTCAGAAGACTTTTGGTACTCTGCAATTCCAATTGGGCAAGTTCAACGTCGATATGAGTGGCGAGTGGGAAGTTTGGGATTATGCGGAGGTTATTCGCAAGCATTACGGAATTGATGTTTATAACACGACAATTGAAGAAGTTGCCGCTAAACTGAAAGAGCATAATTTGGAAGTTGAAAAAACCGACTCTATCCCACGCAGTATTGATAAATTATGGAAGAATATTCGTAAAGACGTTGCTGGTCCGGTTTGGTTGGTGAACACGCCGAAGTTTATTAGCCCGCTATCAAAGACTAATCCAGAAAATCCAGAGACGGTGGAGCGTTTTCAGCCAGTGATCGCTGGTTCTGAATTAGGCAATGGATTCTCTGAGCTTAATGATCCGATTGACCAGCTAAATCGTTTTCTTGAGCAGCAGCAAATGCGTGACGCTGGTGATGAAGAGGCGATGATGCTTGATATTGATTACGTTGAGATGCTGGAATATGGAATGCCGCCGGCTTGTGGTTGGGGATATTCTGAAAGGGTATTTTGGATTTTCGAGGGCGTTACAGCGCGTGAAGGTGTGCCGTTCCCACAGCTTAAGAGCGAAATTGATGAAACAACTCGAGCGATATACCCGCAAGTCAACTTGTAG
- the uppS gene encoding polyprenyl diphosphate synthase produces the protein MSENTNLPRHIGFIVDGNRRWAKQHGLPTYEGHLAGYNALKDVALEVLRRGVKYTSAYVFSTENWKRSEEEVRHLMKLLLNILKADLPIFIENEVRLRVIGSREGLSDQLIKAIDEAEEKTADLKNGELVLCLNYGGHLEIADAVKKIVQSGISVEEITPELIAQNIYAPEVPPCDLIVRTSSEQRLSNFMLWRSAYSELMFIEKNWPDMTVDDVSVILEEYANRNRRFGK, from the coding sequence ATGAGTGAAAATACGAATTTGCCGCGGCATATCGGATTTATTGTTGATGGAAATCGGCGATGGGCAAAGCAGCATGGCTTGCCGACATACGAAGGACATCTGGCGGGCTATAATGCGCTAAAAGATGTGGCGTTGGAGGTTCTTCGTCGAGGCGTGAAATATACGAGCGCTTACGTTTTTAGTACGGAAAACTGGAAGCGGTCAGAGGAAGAAGTCCGACATTTGATGAAATTGCTATTGAACATACTGAAAGCTGATCTTCCGATATTTATTGAAAACGAGGTTCGCTTGAGGGTTATTGGGTCTAGGGAAGGCTTGTCGGATCAATTGATCAAAGCGATTGACGAGGCTGAGGAGAAAACTGCCGATTTGAAAAACGGAGAATTGGTCTTATGCTTGAATTATGGCGGACATTTGGAGATTGCTGATGCGGTTAAAAAAATTGTTCAATCTGGAATTTCTGTTGAGGAAATTACACCTGAGTTGATTGCTCAAAATATATACGCGCCAGAAGTGCCACCGTGTGATTTGATTGTTAGAACTTCTAGCGAGCAACGGCTCAGCAACTTTATGTTGTGGCGCTCGGCGTACAGCGAATTGATGTTTATTGAGAAGAATTGGCCAGACATGACAGTTGATGACGTATCGGTGATTTTAGAGGAATATGCAAATCGGAATAGGCGGTTTGGAAAATGA
- a CDS encoding CPBP family intramembrane glutamic endopeptidase codes for MLENSSKKLKNRKWWLILVLPAWVYGVFLVMEVVVPLAVGVLIKIGVPLGSVNSVILNTVLSFVIYMLSLIIVIGVPFLVKKRRTTLSNLGVNDWPTFLEIFISPFAFVAYFLLTMVTMSIASGVFSVDIQQKQAIPFSQSMLATHWQFIMAFVVLVVLAPIVEELLYRGYLYGKLRNSFSIWLSIIVTSIAFGAAHLWVGPDSPLQWAVAVDTFTLSLVMCATREYTGAIWVPIMMHMMKNGIAFYFLFINTSVINQTESLLPFIFM; via the coding sequence ATGTTGGAAAACTCTTCTAAGAAATTAAAAAACCGCAAATGGTGGCTGATTTTGGTGCTTCCAGCTTGGGTTTATGGCGTATTTTTAGTAATGGAGGTTGTCGTTCCATTGGCGGTTGGTGTTTTGATAAAAATCGGAGTACCTCTCGGTTCTGTGAATTCAGTTATTCTTAATACGGTACTTTCGTTTGTTATATATATGTTGTCGCTAATTATCGTGATTGGTGTGCCGTTTTTGGTTAAGAAGCGCCGAACAACTTTGAGCAATTTGGGCGTGAATGACTGGCCGACGTTTTTGGAAATATTTATTTCTCCGTTTGCTTTTGTGGCTTACTTTTTACTAACAATGGTTACGATGAGTATCGCCAGCGGTGTTTTCTCGGTGGATATACAGCAAAAGCAGGCCATACCGTTCAGTCAGAGTATGCTGGCGACTCATTGGCAATTTATCATGGCGTTTGTTGTATTGGTGGTGCTGGCGCCAATTGTTGAGGAGCTTTTGTATCGCGGATATCTTTATGGCAAGTTGCGCAATTCTTTCTCGATTTGGCTATCAATTATCGTAACAAGCATAGCGTTTGGCGCGGCACATCTTTGGGTTGGTCCGGATTCGCCATTGCAATGGGCAGTGGCAGTTGATACATTTACTTTAAGCCTGGTTATGTGTGCAACTAGGGAATATACTGGCGCAATTTGGGTGCCTATTATGATGCATATGATGAAAAACGGAATAGCTTTTTATTTCTTGTTTATCAATACGAGCGTAATTAATCAGACGGAATCGTTATTGCCATTTATATTTATGTAA
- a CDS encoding DUF2207 domain-containing protein yields the protein MKRFLLGLLTVGLLLAGSGKMAFAARSTDNFTITKFDAEYLLSRDSDNRSKLETTWRITANFPPNQNRGIAPVFIKKYDNHSTNFSLQYVTDENGTPLEYSWNNDELRIGNKNTYVEGKKTYIIKFTQRDVTKNYSDTGRDEFYWDVIGDEWRVPMENVQISVKLDESLVAARQGKAFCYVGSRGSTTQCDLSEDNGRIAAKIDKLSRRQGVTVAVGFKSGTFSGYQETLMEKLIGIWHLMQILACEIATPLVIFLIIRYRRLVGRDKDLKPIPPEYLPPENVSVLMSTYILKKYDPFKVKGLPKVAQLLDLAVRHYIKIYEVKKSSLFRGAQYEIEIIKDLQELKAEEIEVIQDMFDSPYIPKPGQRLNLKNLQNNIKYMTRTRDDDKNLETLAREKYGLCEQNPEVRRIMRGWFKRVLVLAILFLSPMFLVMSIMLIFASRGWSLTDKGLSLRRYLEGLKMYIGVAEVERLKILQSPDGAEKVVVDVNDGKQLVKLYERVLPYAVLFGQEKNWSKQMGKYYEQVGEAPDWYVGQGMFNAVAFSSGLSGLSTAAGHASDYSSTSGGSSGGGFAGGGGGGGGGGGW from the coding sequence ATGAAACGTTTTCTTTTGGGGCTACTAACTGTTGGGCTATTGCTGGCTGGGTCTGGCAAAATGGCGTTTGCGGCGCGCTCGACGGATAATTTTACTATCACAAAATTTGATGCAGAATATTTGTTGAGTCGCGACTCTGATAATCGATCAAAATTGGAAACCACTTGGCGAATTACCGCTAATTTTCCGCCGAACCAAAATCGGGGAATCGCGCCAGTTTTTATTAAGAAGTACGATAATCACTCGACGAATTTTTCATTGCAATATGTAACTGATGAAAATGGTACGCCGCTTGAATATTCCTGGAACAACGACGAACTGAGAATTGGTAATAAAAATACTTACGTGGAGGGCAAGAAAACTTACATCATTAAGTTCACGCAGCGTGATGTAACTAAGAATTATAGCGATACGGGGCGTGATGAATTCTATTGGGATGTGATCGGCGATGAATGGCGCGTCCCGATGGAAAATGTGCAAATTTCTGTGAAACTTGATGAGTCTTTGGTTGCGGCGAGACAGGGGAAGGCTTTTTGTTATGTCGGCAGTCGAGGTTCGACGACGCAATGTGACTTGAGCGAAGATAATGGTCGGATTGCTGCAAAAATAGATAAATTGAGTCGTCGACAAGGTGTAACTGTGGCGGTTGGATTTAAGAGTGGGACTTTTTCTGGATATCAAGAAACATTGATGGAGAAGCTGATTGGAATTTGGCATTTGATGCAGATTCTAGCTTGTGAAATCGCGACACCTTTGGTGATTTTTCTAATAATTCGATATAGGCGATTGGTTGGCAGAGATAAGGATTTAAAACCGATTCCACCGGAGTATTTACCGCCAGAAAATGTCAGTGTTTTGATGTCGACATATATTTTGAAAAAATACGATCCATTCAAGGTCAAAGGTTTGCCGAAGGTTGCGCAATTATTAGATCTGGCGGTTCGGCATTATATTAAAATTTATGAAGTTAAAAAATCTTCACTGTTTAGAGGTGCGCAATACGAGATTGAAATTATTAAAGATTTACAGGAACTTAAAGCCGAGGAAATTGAAGTTATTCAAGATATGTTCGACAGTCCATATATTCCAAAACCAGGTCAACGCCTAAATCTGAAAAATCTTCAAAATAATATAAAATACATGACACGAACGCGTGACGATGATAAAAATCTGGAGACGCTAGCCAGAGAGAAATATGGTTTATGCGAGCAAAATCCAGAAGTAAGACGAATAATGAGAGGGTGGTTTAAGCGAGTTCTTGTGTTGGCTATTTTGTTTTTGTCGCCGATGTTCCTTGTTATGTCAATTATGCTCATCTTCGCTTCTAGAGGTTGGTCGCTGACTGATAAGGGTCTAAGCTTGAGGCGATACTTAGAGGGACTGAAAATGTATATCGGCGTGGCTGAGGTCGAGCGCTTGAAGATTCTACAAAGTCCTGATGGCGCGGAAAAAGTAGTTGTTGACGTGAACGACGGAAAACAACTTGTTAAATTATATGAAAGAGTTTTACCTTACGCTGTGTTGTTTGGACAAGAGAAAAATTGGAGCAAGCAAATGGGCAAATATTACGAGCAAGTTGGCGAGGCGCCAGATTGGTACGTTGGGCAAGGCATGTTCAATGCTGTGGCGTTTTCGTCTGGGCTAAGCGGTTTGTCGACGGCGGCTGGTCATGCTAGTGATTATTCTTCAACTTCTGGCGGTTCGTCTGGCGGTGGATTCGCTGGTGGCGGCGGAGGCGGCGGCGGAGGCGGCGGCTGGTAG
- a CDS encoding M50 family metallopeptidase, protein MIIWGVLLGLFVLILLVVLHELGHAIVAKRNGVKVEEFGIGFPPAAKKWKVKRSFLGENVTFSLNWLPLGGFVRLKGEYDSAKGEGTYGGSTFWVKTKILLAGVMMNWITAIVLFTILAIIGMPKILSNQVQLPFDADVRRSPVTIAKITPNSPADKIGLKVNDELIKINGQPLTEAEKLPVITKQNAGKKVRVEYRRDGKESSVDVQLNDEKSAKGSGYLGVIPGQTEKMYSTWSAPIVGVATTGQLSYETIKGVGVLLVKTVHGSIGQIFGSAESKESARADLASVSGSVAGPIGILGVLFPSVVNSGIEQIIFVAALISLTLAVMNILPIPALDGGRWFTMTIFRLFKKDLTKEREENIQATGMLILLILTILVTISDVGKLF, encoded by the coding sequence ATGATTATTTGGGGAGTACTTTTAGGGCTATTTGTTCTCATCTTATTGGTGGTTTTGCATGAATTAGGTCACGCTATTGTCGCCAAGAGAAATGGTGTTAAAGTTGAGGAATTTGGAATTGGGTTTCCGCCAGCCGCAAAAAAGTGGAAAGTAAAGCGAAGTTTCTTGGGTGAGAACGTAACGTTTAGCTTAAACTGGTTGCCGCTTGGTGGATTTGTTAGACTGAAAGGTGAATATGATTCTGCAAAAGGCGAGGGCACATATGGTGGATCGACATTTTGGGTAAAGACGAAAATATTGCTGGCTGGCGTTATGATGAACTGGATAACTGCAATTGTTTTGTTCACGATTCTTGCGATAATTGGCATGCCGAAAATCCTGTCGAACCAAGTTCAGCTACCGTTTGACGCAGACGTTCGCCGCTCGCCGGTGACAATAGCAAAAATCACACCGAATTCTCCAGCGGATAAAATTGGACTTAAGGTTAATGATGAACTTATTAAGATAAACGGTCAGCCGCTTACAGAGGCGGAAAAATTGCCAGTTATAACTAAGCAAAACGCTGGCAAGAAAGTCAGGGTTGAATATAGGCGTGATGGCAAAGAGTCATCTGTTGACGTTCAGTTGAATGATGAAAAGTCCGCGAAGGGAAGCGGATATCTGGGTGTTATTCCGGGGCAGACGGAGAAAATGTATAGCACATGGTCGGCTCCTATTGTGGGTGTTGCGACTACTGGGCAATTGTCATACGAAACTATCAAAGGCGTTGGTGTGTTATTGGTAAAAACCGTGCACGGATCAATTGGACAAATATTTGGTTCCGCAGAATCAAAAGAATCTGCACGAGCTGATTTGGCCTCTGTCAGCGGGAGCGTAGCAGGACCAATCGGCATACTGGGAGTATTATTCCCGTCAGTCGTTAATTCTGGAATTGAGCAAATCATTTTCGTAGCGGCGTTAATTTCACTGACGCTGGCTGTGATGAATATTTTACCGATCCCAGCGCTTGATGGCGGTCGCTGGTTCACGATGACAATTTTCCGCTTATTTAAGAAAGATTTAACAAAAGAACGTGAAGAAAATATTCAGGCAACTGGTATGTTAATTCTATTAATCTTAACAATTTTGGTGACGATCAGTGATGTTGGAAAACTCTTCTAA